A region of Polynucleobacter sp. JS-Mosq-20-D10 DNA encodes the following proteins:
- a CDS encoding biotin-independent malonate decarboxylase subunit gamma has product MDKINQICTKVFPLGYKISIHGDLVSGTAKTSQGDVALIGTVNQAAIGVDLAFELASKVLDIVQHSPGTAIIILVDTQGQQLSRRDELLGNAGYLSHLSKCFELARDRGHRIISIIYNEAVSGGYLALGMIADQSFALSDAQIRVMALPAMSRITQIPLERLQELCKSSSIFGPGVENYVALGALENSDDAHLASLVEGAIRNKSTIDNRAKLGHERGGRSMAHTIIESIIKA; this is encoded by the coding sequence ATGGATAAGATCAATCAAATTTGTACCAAAGTTTTTCCTTTGGGCTATAAGATTTCTATCCATGGTGATTTGGTGTCAGGCACAGCAAAAACTTCCCAGGGAGACGTTGCTTTGATTGGCACAGTCAATCAAGCAGCAATAGGTGTTGACTTAGCTTTTGAATTAGCAAGCAAAGTTCTGGATATAGTGCAGCACTCTCCTGGGACAGCAATCATTATCTTGGTCGATACCCAAGGTCAACAGTTATCGCGCCGAGATGAACTGCTAGGTAATGCGGGATACCTCTCCCATCTCTCCAAATGTTTTGAGTTGGCTAGAGACCGGGGTCATAGAATCATCAGCATTATTTACAACGAAGCTGTTAGCGGAGGATATCTTGCGCTGGGGATGATTGCCGACCAGTCCTTTGCTCTCTCAGATGCGCAGATTCGGGTTATGGCCTTACCAGCAATGTCGCGAATTACACAAATCCCATTAGAGAGATTGCAGGAATTATGTAAAAGCTCCTCTATCTTTGGGCCTGGAGTAGAAAATTACGTGGCACTTGGAGCGCTAGAGAATAGCGATGATGCCCATTTGGCGTCTTTGGTTGAGGGCGCAATTCGCAACAAATCAACGATTGATAACAGGGCAAAACTGGGGCATGAAAGGGGCGGGAGGAGTATGGCCCACACTATTATTGAATCAATTATTAAAGCTTGA